Proteins encoded by one window of Primulina huaijiensis isolate GDHJ02 chromosome 1, ASM1229523v2, whole genome shotgun sequence:
- the LOC140973487 gene encoding vesicle transport v-SNARE 13-like: protein MSQVFEGYERQYCEISANLSRKCSSAAVLDGEQRKQKILEIKTGLDEADSLIRKMDLEARGLQPNVKAVLLAKLREFKSDLNNVKSEVKRIASTNLNQAARDELLEAGMADTLTASAKQRGRLMMSTERLDNSSNRIQDSRRVMLETEELGVSLLQDLHGQRQALLHANDTMYGVDDNISRSKNIMTNISRRMDRNKWIIGSVITVLVIAIAVVLYFKLSK from the exons ATGAGCCAGGTTTTCGAGGGTTACGAGCGCCAATACTGCGAGATATCTGCTAATTTGTCGAGGAAGTGCTCGTCGGCCGCCGTTCTTGATGGAG AACAAAGGAAGCAAAAAATTTTGGAAATAAAAACAGGACTGGATGAGGCCGATTCTTTG ATCCGTAAGATGGATCTTGAGGCCCGTGGTTTGCAACCAAATGTGAAGGCAGTTCTTCTTGCAAAGCTAAGAGAATTTAAATCTGATTTGAACAATGTGAAAAGTGAAGTAAAACGAATTGCTTCAACGAACTTGAACCAGGCTGCTCGAGATGAGCTGCTGGAGGCAGGGATGGCTGATACATTGACG GCTTCAGCAAAACAAAGGGGAAGACTGATGATGTCAACTGAAAGACTGGACAATTCCAGCAACAGGATCCAAGACAGTAGAAGGGTCATGTTGGAGACAGAAGAGCTTGGTGTATCTCTTCTTCAAGATTTACATGGACAGCGGCAGGCTCTCTTACACGCTAATGATACA ATGTATGGCGTGGATGACAATATAAGCAGGAGCAAGAACATTATGACCAACATATCTAGGAGGATGGACCGAAACAAGTGGATCATTGGTTCTGTAATCACAGTGTTAGTTATTGCTATTGCCGTGGTTTTGTATTTCAAACTTTCCAAGTGA